In a single window of the Acetivibrio clariflavus DSM 19732 genome:
- a CDS encoding flagellar motor protein MotB, producing the protein MSKKGRRTISDDDPPEGAAEWLTTYSDMVTLLLTFFVLLFSMATVDKQKFQEVAYSLKSAFMNISRGEIFYNNNGEDIISILDDNMPDISEEQNSTNNNENNKAGLGDSDQISEFKEQVERLILEMDLGEYVQIIDNKTSLILRINSVILFDLGKADIKESGKETIRKIAELMKQLDTEIIVQGHTDNLPIKTSLYPTNWELSTKRATNVILFLINECSLDPTRLTATGNGEYRPVAPNDTEENRQKNRRIDIVISKYK; encoded by the coding sequence ATGAGTAAAAAAGGTAGACGCACTATTTCGGATGATGATCCACCAGAAGGAGCAGCTGAATGGCTGACAACATACAGTGACATGGTTACGCTATTGCTAACTTTTTTCGTACTTCTTTTTTCCATGGCAACGGTGGATAAGCAAAAATTTCAGGAAGTTGCCTATTCTCTTAAATCTGCCTTTATGAATATTAGTAGAGGAGAGATATTCTATAATAATAACGGTGAAGATATAATAAGCATATTGGATGATAATATGCCGGATATTTCTGAAGAACAAAATTCCACCAACAATAATGAAAACAATAAAGCAGGCTTGGGTGATTCCGATCAGATTTCCGAGTTCAAAGAACAGGTGGAACGACTTATTTTAGAAATGGATCTTGGTGAATATGTCCAAATTATTGATAACAAGACTTCCCTAATATTAAGAATAAATTCTGTAATATTGTTTGATTTGGGAAAGGCGGACATAAAAGAGTCTGGGAAAGAAACAATAAGAAAAATTGCAGAATTAATGAAACAACTTGATACTGAAATAATAGTACAAGGGCATACCGACAATTTACCTATTAAGACCAGCCTATATCCCACAAATTGGGAACTATCCACTAAAAGAGCAACTAATGTGATACTCTTTCTTATCAATGAATGCTCTCTGGATCCAACAAGATTAACTGCAACCGGAAACGGGGAGTACAGACCGGTGGCACCTAACGATACGGAAGAGAACAGACAGAAAAACAGGAGAATAGATATCGTGATTTCCAAATACAAATAG
- a CDS encoding DUF1385 domain-containing protein encodes MKNSDVYCKPKHITSIGGQALIEGLMMMGPNNIAIAVRKPDGEIIVEKRPLPKRSKFSKLPLIRGVVGLFKQMVVGIQALMFSAEFVDLEVEEDEKKEPSKVDQFFEKFLGKVFGNKLQDALIYISVVISLLFSVGLFILLPNFIAGLLPLNRESSLGVMLYNLVEGIVKIILFFSYIVLISKLNDIKRVWQYHGAEHKTIHCYENGEELTVENIQKYSTRHPRCGTSFLFTVMVVSILVFSFAGWYEEAWKNMIIRLLLLPVVAGISYEVIKFAGKSQSKIVQILNVPGLMFQNYTTKEPDDSMVEVAIEAMKGVLETTKEGEDKW; translated from the coding sequence ATGAAGAACTCAGATGTATATTGCAAACCCAAACATATAACCAGTATTGGAGGACAGGCTCTAATTGAGGGCTTGATGATGATGGGTCCGAATAATATAGCAATTGCCGTTAGGAAACCCGATGGAGAGATAATAGTAGAAAAGAGACCTCTGCCAAAGAGAAGCAAGTTTTCAAAATTACCTCTGATAAGAGGGGTCGTGGGGTTGTTTAAACAGATGGTAGTGGGTATACAGGCATTAATGTTTTCAGCTGAGTTTGTAGACCTTGAGGTGGAAGAAGATGAAAAAAAGGAACCTTCAAAGGTGGACCAATTTTTTGAAAAGTTTTTAGGCAAAGTTTTTGGAAATAAACTCCAGGATGCTTTGATATATATTTCTGTTGTTATTTCGCTTTTGTTCAGCGTTGGGCTTTTTATATTACTTCCGAATTTTATTGCCGGGCTTTTGCCTCTTAATAGGGAAAGCAGTTTAGGAGTAATGTTGTACAATCTTGTTGAAGGCATAGTAAAGATAATATTGTTTTTCTCCTATATTGTATTGATATCTAAATTAAACGATATAAAACGGGTTTGGCAGTACCATGGTGCAGAGCACAAAACCATTCACTGCTATGAGAATGGAGAGGAACTTACGGTAGAAAACATCCAAAAATATTCAACAAGGCATCCCAGGTGCGGGACTTCATTCCTGTTTACAGTAATGGTTGTTAGTATTTTGGTATTTTCTTTTGCAGGCTGGTATGAGGAAGCCTGGAAAAATATGATAATAAGGTTGTTGCTGCTGCCTGTTGTTGCAGGTATTTCTTACGAGGTTATAAAATTTGCGGGAAAAAGCCAGTCAAAGATTGTGCAAATATTAAATGTACCAGGTTTGATGTTTCAAAATTATACTACTAAAGAACCGGATGACAGTATGGTTGAAGTTGCCATTGAAGCAATGAAGGGTGTTTTGGAAACAACAAAAGAAGGCGAAGATAAGTGGTAG
- the prmC gene encoding peptide chain release factor N(5)-glutamine methyltransferase codes for MILKDAYTEGIKKLKSANVDAPAITAGAILCCILGCEKEYLYIHGDYLLSKSEYERYCDALNRRINGEPLQYITGHQEFMSLNFAVNRNVLIPRQDTEILVEYVIEFVGQKQNVNILDIGTGSGCIAVSLAYYIKSSRVWGVDISKEALEIAKINARSYGVEEKIVFIESNLFENVPLQKFDIIVSNPPYIPNRVIDTLDRQVKDFEPKIALNGGEDGLDFYRKIVKESVGFLKPKGLLAFEVGFDQAQDVVKIMESSFKDIKIKKDLAGIERVVTGILSG; via the coding sequence GTGATTTTAAAGGATGCTTATACAGAAGGTATTAAAAAGCTTAAATCAGCAAATGTTGATGCCCCGGCAATTACAGCCGGGGCTATACTGTGCTGTATTCTAGGTTGTGAAAAGGAGTATCTTTATATCCATGGTGACTATTTATTAAGCAAAAGTGAATATGAAAGATACTGCGATGCTTTAAACAGGAGAATAAACGGTGAACCTCTCCAATATATAACCGGACATCAGGAATTTATGTCTCTGAATTTTGCTGTTAACCGTAATGTTCTAATTCCAAGGCAGGACACCGAAATATTGGTGGAATATGTTATTGAATTTGTCGGGCAAAAACAGAATGTCAATATTCTTGATATTGGAACCGGTTCAGGTTGTATAGCCGTAAGCCTTGCATATTACATTAAAAGCAGCCGGGTTTGGGGAGTGGATATTTCAAAGGAGGCTCTTGAAATTGCAAAAATAAATGCCAGAAGTTATGGTGTTGAAGAAAAAATTGTCTTTATAGAGAGCAACCTTTTTGAGAATGTTCCACTTCAAAAGTTTGATATTATTGTTTCCAATCCTCCGTATATTCCCAATCGGGTAATTGATACTCTTGACAGGCAAGTAAAGGATTTTGAGCCTAAAATTGCTTTGAACGGAGGAGAGGATGGTCTTGATTTTTACAGGAAAATAGTAAAAGAATCGGTTGGATTTTTAAAGCCAAAGGGGCTTTTAGCCTTTGAAGTTGGTTTTGATCAGGCTCAAGATGTCGTAAAGATAATGGAATCAAGTTTTAAAGATATAAAAATAAAAAAAGACCTTGCCGGAATTGAACGTGTTGTTACTGGAATTCTTTCCGGATAG